One region of Rhizobium sp. WYJ-E13 genomic DNA includes:
- a CDS encoding ABC transporter substrate-binding protein, with amino-acid sequence MTASALAMTMSFAAASELKLVWYVENDQEEADTRALLDQYTKLHPETTFDLEITPYDGMIQKFQQYAASGIMPDLSLTSSMEPVIRPFLADLSKEIGPEWINDFVKGWADGAKLGDKVIAAPLRVTSTGIFLNADAFKKAGVAIPDQATGWTWEEFIPKIKEVAEKSGTRYPLVWDVSASRWIVHEYQYGNHIYTEKEPVKVVMDEAAWTSTLDKFIDITKAAMPPGLWSGASSDNPKELFTAGQAAAYMSGSWQIAGLATNAQFAWQAGPTPRGTVASSIYGGDYIVAFNTSQHLPEAIEFIKWVTSPEIQAQYAKTFGMIPANLKAPPVKYDNPAATAAITTMQNELNASPVYAATDQAWPQMQAVWGTVKTAVTQAVAGQISSAEAIAQIKKAADGSLEASK; translated from the coding sequence ATGACCGCCAGCGCCCTGGCGATGACAATGTCCTTCGCCGCGGCCTCTGAGCTCAAGCTCGTATGGTATGTCGAAAACGATCAAGAGGAAGCGGATACGCGCGCGCTCCTCGATCAGTACACGAAGCTGCATCCCGAAACGACCTTCGACCTTGAAATTACACCCTATGACGGGATGATTCAGAAATTCCAGCAATATGCTGCATCGGGGATCATGCCGGATCTGTCGCTGACATCCTCCATGGAGCCGGTCATCAGGCCCTTCCTGGCAGACCTCAGCAAGGAGATTGGACCGGAATGGATCAACGACTTCGTCAAGGGTTGGGCCGATGGAGCCAAGCTTGGCGACAAGGTGATTGCCGCACCCCTGCGCGTCACTTCGACTGGCATCTTCTTGAACGCTGACGCCTTCAAAAAGGCAGGCGTTGCCATCCCGGACCAGGCGACCGGTTGGACATGGGAAGAGTTCATTCCGAAGATCAAGGAGGTCGCAGAGAAATCCGGCACTCGCTATCCGCTGGTCTGGGATGTTTCGGCGAGCCGTTGGATCGTTCACGAATATCAATATGGCAACCACATCTACACCGAGAAGGAACCCGTCAAGGTCGTGATGGACGAGGCGGCCTGGACGAGCACGCTCGATAAATTCATCGACATCACCAAGGCTGCCATGCCGCCCGGCCTGTGGAGCGGCGCGAGCTCGGACAATCCAAAGGAACTTTTCACGGCAGGTCAGGCGGCAGCCTATATGTCCGGCAGCTGGCAGATCGCCGGCCTGGCTACCAATGCGCAATTCGCCTGGCAGGCCGGACCGACGCCGCGTGGAACGGTTGCTTCATCGATCTATGGGGGTGACTACATCGTCGCCTTCAACACCAGCCAACACCTGCCGGAAGCCATCGAATTCATAAAGTGGGTCACCTCGCCCGAGATCCAGGCGCAATACGCCAAGACGTTCGGCATGATCCCCGCCAACCTCAAGGCACCCCCGGTCAAGTATGACAATCCGGCTGCGACGGCGGCGATCACCACGATGCAGAACGAACTGAACGCGAGCCCCGTCTACGCGGCGACAGATCAGGCCTGGCCGCAAATGCAGGCCGTCTGGGGTACGGTCAAGACCGCCGTCACTCAGGCTGTCGCCGGTCAGATTTCCTCGGCCGAGGCGATCGCGCAGATCAAGAAAGCCGCCGACGGTTCGCTTGAGGCGAGCAAGTGA
- a CDS encoding glycoside hydrolase family 28 protein yields MEIFVEAVDGGIQMALDTIAAAGGGTVFLRPGRHSTGALRLRSDVTLHIEEGAVLAFVADYELYSENAVSVRAESSNRAYIVAQEAMNIAIVGKGSIDGRGDAFHTGFDEGVGTFTPVAERPRVIVFEDCTNIRLEDVHITDSPMWTIHLVRCRDIGARGLRVSNNRQLPNTDGIVIDSCSDVTISEAVIRTADDGVCLKTSLSDKGIGRCERIEICDSVIESKSCALKIGTESFGDVSQVRFLRCRIENSNRGLGIFSRDGGKIEDVVFRDIELDCSETPDGFWGSGEPFTITKLTRRPERPAGAVRMVLVENVSGRSHGAVNLFAEEPGGIDGIVLRGIDIKMDEGPLGAAKRYDLRPTNADLAPPKGAQGRGNAWVRGQDGQIVGLFDYPGGLPGVFAQNVTGLELEDITIRRPEPLPAGWNPATTVLIS; encoded by the coding sequence ATGGAGATATTCGTCGAAGCGGTGGACGGCGGTATTCAGATGGCGCTCGATACGATCGCGGCAGCGGGAGGCGGAACGGTCTTCCTTCGGCCGGGCCGTCACTCCACAGGCGCGCTCCGATTGAGAAGCGATGTTACCTTGCATATCGAGGAAGGCGCTGTCCTCGCATTCGTGGCCGATTATGAGCTTTATTCCGAAAATGCCGTCAGCGTGCGCGCTGAGTCCTCAAACCGCGCCTATATCGTCGCGCAGGAGGCAATGAATATTGCCATCGTCGGCAAAGGCTCGATCGATGGACGCGGCGATGCCTTCCACACTGGCTTCGACGAGGGGGTGGGCACCTTCACTCCGGTAGCCGAACGTCCACGCGTGATCGTTTTTGAGGATTGCACCAACATTCGTTTGGAAGACGTCCACATTACGGATTCGCCTATGTGGACGATCCATCTCGTGCGCTGCCGGGATATCGGCGCTCGTGGGCTTCGCGTCTCCAATAACCGCCAGCTCCCCAATACGGACGGGATCGTTATCGACAGTTGCAGCGACGTCACGATTTCTGAAGCCGTCATTCGCACCGCCGATGACGGTGTGTGCCTGAAGACGAGCTTGAGCGACAAAGGAATTGGACGCTGCGAGCGGATCGAGATCTGCGATAGTGTGATTGAGAGCAAGAGTTGTGCTCTCAAAATCGGCACGGAGAGCTTCGGCGATGTATCTCAGGTCCGATTCCTGCGCTGCCGGATCGAGAATTCGAACCGTGGTCTTGGCATCTTTTCGCGCGATGGCGGCAAGATTGAAGACGTCGTTTTCCGCGATATAGAGCTCGATTGCAGCGAGACGCCTGATGGGTTCTGGGGCTCCGGAGAACCGTTCACGATAACCAAGCTCACACGCCGCCCGGAACGCCCCGCAGGAGCAGTCCGGATGGTGCTGGTCGAAAACGTCTCGGGGCGAAGCCACGGTGCCGTCAATCTCTTTGCGGAGGAGCCGGGCGGTATCGATGGGATCGTTCTGCGCGGGATCGATATCAAAATGGACGAAGGGCCGCTTGGCGCCGCAAAGCGGTACGACTTGCGACCGACAAATGCCGATCTGGCGCCGCCGAAGGGCGCGCAGGGGCGCGGCAACGCCTGGGTGCGAGGACAGGACGGGCAAATCGTCGGGCTTTTCGACTATCCAGGGGGATTGCCGGGCGTTTTTGCGCAAAATGTGACAGGGCTCGAGTTGGAAGACATAACGATCCGCCGGCCAGAACCGCTGCCTGCAGGATGGAACCCGGCAACCACAGTGCTGATCTCCTGA
- a CDS encoding glycerol-3-phosphate dehydrogenase/oxidase: protein MTLTPLERSPDTSENDIDVVILGAGINGAGLFRDLALQGVSCMIVDKSDFGSGTSAAPSRLIHGGLKYLETGEFGLVAQSTLERNLLLKNAPHCVEALPTFIPVFSWTRGIWAALRTLAGSKTAPRSRGAVLIKIGLSLYDFFGSRDRVMPRHRLILKRKARQEMPHVTPDIVAGGIYYDAKISRPERLVYELVKDGLEANPHCAAANFATLTARSEGRLSFRKEDGTEFSVRPRLVVNAAGPWIDHVNEALGAPSRLIGGTKGSHILIDHPELVRSLNGHMIYFEADDGRICLVYGYLGLALVGSTDIPSRDPDTVRCEDPEIDYFLQSLQSLLPTLRFDRDQIVYTYSGIRPLPASDGTAPGLISRDHSAPVIEPDDQRPFAIMSLVGGKWTTFRGFAEEVADTVLSRLERSRKQSTRYLPIGGGKAFPADAQARRVFVDRIAKAAGITAARAEQLLNRYGTTAEAMVISPSDHSDERRVSAAEHYSFREIDWIARNELVVHLSDIVLRRTTIAIEGQLSYEGLTDIAGIAAKALGWDAPRVERETDDVVSLLKAFHGQTLSAGTPDIEPGKSVRPVSR from the coding sequence ATGACCCTCACCCCTCTCGAGCGCAGCCCGGATACAAGCGAGAACGACATTGACGTCGTCATCCTCGGAGCAGGCATCAATGGCGCCGGCCTGTTTCGCGACCTGGCGCTGCAGGGCGTCAGCTGCATGATCGTCGATAAGTCGGACTTCGGTTCCGGAACGAGTGCAGCACCCTCCCGCCTCATACATGGTGGATTGAAATACCTGGAAACCGGGGAATTCGGCCTGGTCGCCCAATCCACTCTGGAGCGCAATCTGCTCTTGAAGAACGCGCCGCATTGCGTCGAGGCGCTGCCGACATTCATTCCGGTCTTTTCCTGGACACGCGGCATCTGGGCGGCACTCAGGACATTGGCCGGTTCTAAGACCGCGCCCCGCAGCCGCGGAGCCGTGCTCATCAAGATCGGTCTTTCCCTTTACGACTTCTTCGGTTCGCGCGATCGTGTAATGCCGCGCCACCGTCTGATCCTGAAAAGGAAGGCCAGGCAGGAAATGCCGCATGTCACGCCGGACATCGTTGCCGGCGGGATCTATTACGACGCAAAGATCAGCCGGCCGGAGCGCCTCGTCTACGAACTCGTCAAGGACGGGCTTGAGGCGAACCCACATTGTGCCGCGGCAAATTTTGCCACCCTGACGGCCAGATCCGAAGGCCGCCTGTCTTTCCGAAAAGAGGATGGAACTGAATTCTCGGTCCGGCCGAGGCTCGTCGTGAACGCGGCCGGGCCGTGGATCGATCATGTCAACGAAGCACTCGGTGCGCCCTCTCGCCTGATCGGCGGCACGAAGGGCTCCCATATCCTGATCGATCATCCAGAACTGGTTCGCAGCCTGAACGGCCATATGATCTATTTCGAGGCCGATGATGGCCGCATCTGCCTGGTCTACGGCTATCTCGGACTGGCGCTCGTCGGCTCGACGGATATTCCAAGCCGGGATCCCGACACTGTGCGCTGCGAGGATCCAGAAATCGATTATTTCCTGCAGAGCTTGCAATCGCTGCTTCCGACATTGCGCTTCGATCGCGACCAGATCGTCTACACCTATAGCGGCATCCGGCCGCTTCCGGCCTCCGACGGAACTGCCCCTGGCCTGATCAGCCGCGACCATTCAGCCCCGGTCATCGAACCGGACGACCAGAGGCCATTTGCCATCATGTCGCTCGTCGGCGGCAAATGGACGACGTTTCGCGGTTTTGCCGAGGAGGTTGCCGACACCGTTCTTTCCCGGCTGGAGCGTTCGCGCAAGCAGTCGACCCGTTACCTTCCGATTGGCGGCGGAAAGGCATTTCCGGCCGACGCGCAGGCGAGGCGGGTCTTCGTCGACAGGATCGCGAAGGCTGCAGGCATCACCGCCGCACGCGCAGAACAACTTCTGAACCGCTACGGGACGACGGCCGAGGCGATGGTGATCTCCCCCTCCGATCATTCCGACGAGCGGCGCGTATCGGCTGCCGAACACTATAGTTTCCGGGAGATCGACTGGATCGCACGCAATGAGCTTGTGGTTCACCTCTCCGATATCGTGCTCCGGCGCACGACGATCGCAATCGAGGGCCAGCTGAGCTACGAAGGGTTGACGGATATTGCCGGCATCGCCGCAAAAGCACTCGGCTGGGATGCTCCGCGTGTTGAGCGTGAGACCGATGATGTCGTCTCCCTGCTCAAGGCGTTTCACGGCCAGACGCTGTCAGCCGGGACACCGGATATCGAACCGGGAAAAAGCGTCCGGCCCGTCAGTCGATGA
- a CDS encoding carbohydrate ABC transporter permease codes for MTAAIPQQGSSALGFHPVPKGRRNSLFNLGWPYLLMLPTIALLVTFTLYPLVQGLMMAFFKRGVVVVPQVPSTLPQYVGFDNFLGLLSDADFQTSLVKTVVFVVIAVPLNIVASLALALLLSPQTRFFAVVRTIVFFPSMISLLIIGVSWRWLFGLNNGLVNYLLSLAGIAPVPWLEQDTMAQIAMIIAWVWAQAGFNMMIFIAGLTAISADYYEAASIDGTSKWRQFTHITLPLLRPTMAVVLVLSSIEAFKVYELVVSLTGGGPGKATVYLIQTIYDTAFQKPMQAGVAAAQSMVLFAILLLLTIVQLRLSRSQT; via the coding sequence GTGACGGCGGCGATCCCGCAACAAGGCAGTTCGGCACTGGGTTTCCACCCGGTGCCGAAAGGCCGGCGCAACAGCCTTTTCAATCTCGGTTGGCCGTATCTGCTGATGCTGCCGACGATCGCATTGCTCGTTACTTTTACTCTCTATCCGCTTGTCCAGGGCCTCATGATGGCATTCTTCAAGCGAGGCGTGGTGGTCGTCCCGCAGGTGCCGAGCACTCTTCCGCAATATGTGGGCTTTGATAATTTCCTTGGGCTTTTGAGCGATGCCGACTTTCAGACCTCGCTCGTCAAGACGGTCGTCTTCGTTGTTATCGCGGTACCGCTGAACATCGTCGCCTCCCTGGCACTGGCGCTGCTTCTGTCGCCTCAGACGAGGTTCTTTGCAGTTGTCCGGACGATCGTCTTTTTTCCCTCGATGATCAGCCTGCTGATCATCGGCGTCTCGTGGCGCTGGCTTTTCGGCCTGAACAACGGTCTCGTCAACTATCTGCTATCGCTTGCGGGAATTGCTCCCGTTCCATGGCTCGAACAAGATACCATGGCTCAGATTGCGATGATCATCGCCTGGGTATGGGCTCAGGCCGGTTTCAACATGATGATCTTCATCGCCGGCCTCACCGCAATCTCGGCGGATTACTATGAAGCCGCATCAATTGATGGCACCAGCAAATGGCGCCAGTTCACACATATAACGTTGCCGCTCCTCAGGCCGACAATGGCGGTGGTTCTGGTGCTGTCCTCGATCGAGGCCTTCAAGGTCTATGAGCTCGTCGTATCTCTGACGGGGGGCGGGCCAGGAAAGGCGACGGTCTATCTGATCCAGACGATCTACGATACGGCGTTTCAAAAGCCGATGCAGGCCGGCGTTGCCGCTGCCCAGTCGATGGTTCTCTTTGCAATTCTTCTGCTGCTGACGATCGTCCAGTTGCGCCTGTCGAGGAGCCAGACATGA
- a CDS encoding DeoR/GlpR family DNA-binding transcription regulator produces MTQKTNQGDELLDQLTSDSRQTRQVARRRMIAEAVMSEGSMRIEDLTDRFGISLMTAHRDVDELVSRGIFRKTRGIVTAAATNLIESSDVYRSSRQSAEKKVIAEAAMQFVEPGQAIFFDDSTTVLQMASHLSAKVPITAITNSLTLMNALTGMHDVTLLALGGQYYNWCNAFMGRMTISEIKGLRADIAFISMSAISDGIVLHQSPETVDTKRAMFDCSVKRILLADHTKFERRALHSFAALDEFDVVIVDDKTPPVHIDRMRSKDINVVIARTSGGRM; encoded by the coding sequence GTGACACAGAAGACCAATCAGGGCGATGAGCTGTTGGACCAACTGACCAGCGACAGCCGCCAGACGCGCCAGGTCGCCCGCCGGCGGATGATCGCGGAGGCCGTCATGAGTGAGGGTTCGATGCGCATCGAAGATCTGACCGACCGCTTCGGCATCAGCCTGATGACGGCGCATCGCGATGTGGATGAACTCGTCAGCCGCGGGATCTTCAGGAAAACGCGCGGGATCGTCACTGCGGCGGCCACCAATCTGATCGAGTCCAGCGATGTCTACCGCTCAAGCCGACAGTCGGCGGAAAAGAAAGTGATTGCAGAGGCGGCGATGCAATTCGTGGAGCCCGGACAGGCGATCTTCTTCGACGACTCGACGACCGTATTGCAGATGGCATCGCATCTTTCCGCAAAAGTGCCGATCACCGCCATCACCAACTCGCTGACGTTGATGAATGCGCTGACCGGCATGCACGATGTCACCCTGCTGGCGCTCGGCGGCCAGTATTACAACTGGTGCAATGCTTTCATGGGGCGCATGACGATCAGTGAGATCAAGGGTCTGCGGGCGGATATCGCCTTCATCTCGATGTCCGCCATCAGCGACGGGATCGTGCTGCATCAATCGCCCGAAACCGTCGATACGAAGCGTGCCATGTTCGACTGTTCCGTCAAACGCATCCTGCTTGCCGACCATACAAAGTTCGAGCGGCGCGCGCTTCACAGCTTCGCGGCGCTTGATGAATTCGACGTCGTCATCGTCGACGACAAGACGCCGCCCGTCCACATTGATCGGATGCGGTCCAAGGATATCAATGTCGTCATTGCCAGGACCAGTGGCGGGCGCATGTGA
- a CDS encoding FGGY-family carbohydrate kinase, which yields MPSLLGIDSGLTVTKAVIFDIDGTPIAVARRRVTQLIPRPRFVERDMHELWTATAEAIREAIALSGRPANDIQAVAATAHGDGIYVLDQSEMPLGNGIVSLDSRAGDIVDQWMKNKVAEEAIELTGQVPHVSAPSALLAWMRDHEPERFKRIGHIMSCKDWLRFCLTGTVGTDRTEASTSFTNVRTQDYSEDALRLFGLQALVGTLPPAARSDEIVGRITADAARLTGLVEGTPVAAGLHDVTASALGAGGYADGVVAVIAGTYSINETLSSEPRVDRRWFCRNGIAPGVWNSMSISPASSANYEWFIEKLCAGDRARCDADGTSIHALLASEIDAAFERPSPVLFHPYLYGSPYGASASAAFFGLGGWHDRGDMLRAVLEGIAFNHRIHVDALRDGFAFTEARLAGGVSRNPAVVQMFADILAMPVTVTGTDEAAAWGAALCAGAGAGIYADPQSASTTKKQGENCMPNPIRSADYDKRYRLFLEIAETMKPLWPKIAGLAQESAADAAV from the coding sequence ATGCCGAGCCTTCTCGGGATCGATAGTGGCCTGACTGTCACGAAGGCCGTCATTTTCGATATAGACGGCACACCCATCGCCGTCGCGCGGCGGCGCGTGACCCAGCTCATCCCGAGGCCGCGGTTCGTGGAACGGGACATGCACGAATTGTGGACCGCAACGGCCGAAGCGATCCGCGAGGCCATTGCTCTCAGCGGCCGCCCGGCAAACGATATCCAGGCCGTCGCGGCAACGGCGCATGGCGACGGAATCTATGTGCTGGATCAGTCGGAGATGCCGCTTGGCAACGGCATCGTATCGCTGGACAGCCGCGCAGGTGATATCGTCGATCAGTGGATGAAAAATAAGGTCGCCGAAGAGGCGATCGAGCTGACAGGTCAAGTCCCGCATGTCTCGGCGCCGTCGGCGCTACTGGCCTGGATGCGCGACCATGAGCCGGAACGGTTCAAGCGTATCGGCCACATCATGAGCTGCAAGGACTGGCTGCGCTTTTGCCTGACCGGCACTGTCGGCACAGATCGGACCGAAGCCAGCACCTCATTCACCAATGTAAGGACACAAGACTATAGCGAGGACGCCCTGCGTCTGTTCGGCTTGCAGGCGCTTGTTGGCACTCTGCCGCCTGCCGCACGCTCGGACGAGATCGTTGGACGGATCACAGCCGATGCGGCGCGTCTGACCGGCCTTGTCGAGGGCACGCCTGTGGCTGCCGGCTTGCATGATGTCACCGCATCCGCCCTTGGCGCGGGTGGTTATGCCGATGGCGTCGTTGCCGTCATTGCTGGAACCTATTCGATCAATGAGACGCTGTCTTCTGAACCGCGCGTCGATCGACGCTGGTTCTGCCGCAACGGAATTGCACCGGGCGTCTGGAACAGCATGTCGATTTCGCCTGCATCGAGCGCGAATTACGAATGGTTCATCGAAAAACTATGCGCCGGCGATCGGGCACGTTGCGACGCCGACGGCACATCCATCCACGCTCTGCTCGCATCCGAAATCGACGCGGCTTTCGAGCGCCCCTCTCCCGTACTTTTCCATCCCTATCTCTACGGATCGCCTTATGGCGCTTCGGCAAGCGCGGCTTTCTTCGGACTCGGCGGCTGGCATGACCGCGGTGACATGCTGCGCGCCGTGCTGGAGGGGATCGCATTCAACCACCGCATCCATGTCGATGCGCTGCGCGACGGCTTTGCCTTCACGGAGGCGCGGCTTGCCGGCGGCGTATCGCGCAACCCCGCCGTCGTACAGATGTTTGCCGACATTCTTGCAATGCCCGTGACGGTGACTGGCACCGACGAGGCCGCCGCCTGGGGAGCCGCACTTTGCGCCGGCGCAGGCGCCGGTATCTACGCAGATCCGCAAAGCGCGTCGACGACGAAAAAACAGGGCGAAAACTGCATGCCAAATCCCATCCGCAGCGCCGACTATGACAAGCGCTACCGGCTGTTCCTGGAGATCGCCGAAACAATGAAGCCGCTCTGGCCAAAGATCGCTGGCCTTGCGCAGGAAAGCGCGGCAGACGCCGCAGTTTAG
- the fba gene encoding class II fructose-bisphosphate aldolase (catalyzes the reversible aldol condensation of dihydroxyacetonephosphate and glyceraldehyde 3-phosphate in the Calvin cycle, glycolysis, and/or gluconeogenesis) — protein sequence MARITLRQLLDHAAEEGYGVPAFNINNMEQALAIMEAADAARAPVIMQASRGARAYAHDIMLKHMMDAVVEIYPHIPVCVHLDHGNDPASCMTAIQAGFTSVMMDGSLKADAKTPADWDYNVGATKRVTEMAHLGGISVEGELGVLGSLETGMGEAEDGHGAEGKLSHDQLLTNPDEAVKFVRETRVDALAIAMGTSHGAYKFTRKPDGSVLAMNVIEEIHRKLPNTHLVMHGSSSVPVELQEIINKYGGQMKPTWGVPVEEIQRGIKNGVRKVNIDTDGRMAMTGQIRRVLQEDPSEFDPRKYLKPAMAALTKLCKERFEQFGTAGMADRITPLPVSAMAKRYASGALDPVFS from the coding sequence ATGGCGCGCATTACGCTCAGGCAGTTGCTGGATCACGCGGCGGAGGAGGGCTACGGCGTTCCCGCCTTCAACATCAACAACATGGAACAGGCGCTCGCCATCATGGAGGCCGCAGATGCGGCCCGCGCCCCCGTCATCATGCAGGCATCACGCGGCGCGCGCGCCTATGCGCATGACATCATGCTCAAGCACATGATGGACGCGGTCGTCGAAATCTACCCGCATATCCCGGTTTGTGTGCATCTCGACCACGGTAACGACCCGGCCAGCTGCATGACAGCCATTCAGGCGGGCTTTACCTCTGTGATGATGGATGGCTCGCTGAAGGCGGATGCGAAGACACCCGCCGACTGGGACTATAATGTCGGGGCGACAAAGCGGGTGACCGAGATGGCCCATCTCGGCGGCATTTCCGTTGAAGGCGAGCTCGGCGTGCTTGGCTCTCTGGAGACCGGGATGGGAGAGGCCGAGGATGGACACGGCGCGGAAGGCAAACTGTCTCACGACCAGCTGCTGACCAACCCGGACGAGGCGGTGAAGTTCGTGCGTGAAACACGGGTCGATGCACTGGCAATCGCCATGGGGACCTCGCACGGCGCCTACAAATTCACGCGCAAGCCTGATGGTTCGGTGCTGGCGATGAATGTCATCGAAGAGATCCACCGCAAGCTGCCGAACACGCACCTCGTCATGCACGGGTCGTCGTCGGTGCCGGTCGAGCTGCAGGAGATCATCAACAAATACGGCGGCCAGATGAAACCCACCTGGGGCGTACCGGTCGAAGAGATCCAGCGCGGCATCAAGAACGGCGTGCGCAAGGTCAACATCGACACCGATGGCCGTATGGCCATGACCGGGCAGATCCGCCGGGTCCTTCAGGAAGATCCGAGCGAATTCGATCCCCGCAAATATCTGAAGCCGGCAATGGCTGCACTCACCAAGCTATGCAAGGAGCGCTTCGAACAGTTCGGCACCGCCGGCATGGCGGATCGGATTACGCCCCTTCCGGTTTCGGCGATGGCAAAGCGCTATGCATCCGGCGCGCTCGATCCGGTGTTTTCCTAG
- a CDS encoding carbohydrate ABC transporter permease, which yields MTRIYSPWRLAFVALTLFVFLMPPVWLFLSSLKSQQEIFQWPPTIFPAHVTLQNFIETVSRAKFLIFFRNSAIVSVLSALLSVTISVMAGYALAKFRFKGDTLFFLLIMSSLMVPLQIVMIPVFLVLRDLHLLDTLAGIIIAPAATPTGVFLMRQYITNIPDSLLEAARIDGTPEWRILLRIIVPLSIPAIGTLLAFNLVWRWNDYLWPFLIITDQDKWTVQVALANTVGRFGINWPRLLSMSVLSVLPVLVMFAALQRMLMSGLMAGATKE from the coding sequence ATGACACGGATCTATTCGCCCTGGCGGCTCGCCTTCGTGGCCCTGACGCTCTTCGTCTTCCTGATGCCGCCGGTGTGGCTGTTCTTGTCGTCGCTGAAATCGCAACAGGAAATATTCCAGTGGCCGCCAACCATTTTTCCAGCCCATGTAACGCTGCAGAATTTCATCGAAACGGTGTCGCGAGCCAAATTCCTCATCTTCTTTCGCAATTCGGCGATCGTCTCCGTGCTCTCGGCACTGCTGTCCGTCACCATCAGCGTCATGGCGGGTTATGCGCTTGCGAAATTCAGGTTCAAAGGCGATACCCTGTTTTTCCTGCTGATCATGTCATCGCTGATGGTGCCGCTGCAGATCGTCATGATCCCGGTATTTCTTGTCCTGCGCGATCTTCATCTTCTCGATACGCTCGCCGGCATCATCATCGCCCCCGCTGCGACGCCGACCGGGGTGTTCCTGATGCGGCAATACATTACGAACATTCCCGACAGTCTTCTGGAGGCCGCCAGGATCGACGGAACGCCCGAGTGGCGTATCCTCTTGCGCATCATCGTGCCGCTCTCGATCCCAGCAATTGGTACGCTTCTCGCGTTCAACCTCGTCTGGCGCTGGAACGACTACCTATGGCCGTTCCTGATCATCACCGATCAGGACAAATGGACCGTCCAGGTCGCGCTCGCCAATACGGTTGGACGATTTGGCATCAATTGGCCGCGACTGCTGTCGATGTCGGTACTCTCGGTCTTGCCAGTGCTCGTCATGTTCGCCGCCCTTCAGCGGATGCTGATGAGCGGGCTGATGGCCGGAGCGACCAAAGAGTAG